From the genome of Pleuronectes platessa chromosome 19, fPlePla1.1, whole genome shotgun sequence:
GTATTACTATGAACCTTTGTATTGCTTTTGGCATGATGAAGAAGAGTAAAGTCAGTAATTGGTAACAGACATGAGGCTGGAACTCTGCTTCTCTTAGCAGGATACAGGTTAATACGATTTGAGTTGATTTAGCAAATCAACATGATGATATAAATGAGCTGCTGTTGAAATTTGGAAGATATGCACATTGGTTTCTTTCCAAGCCTTCATGAGATACGGTGCCCTGTAGTGTGTACATCTATGTACATCTTCTAAGAAGCACAGTCCCAGCTTTACTTTGACGACTCAGAAGTGAAGGAAGTGTTCAGTCGATGTGAAACAGAATATCGTAGAATTCCTGGACCTCTAAACTGACTTCAAGTTATTAGGTTAACTTTTTTCTGATCTCTCTTGTAATGTCTAAGTTTGTCTTAAAGTATGTTccaaataattattattgttcttAGATTATGGTAAATAAGTTTAGAATTCAAATTGTAAGACATTTGGAGAAATGTTATAGATGTGCAGTTTTTAATTTAAGCTTTTGCTGCCTTTCAGATGTTTGAAGCTGTGGAAGATATCAagaagaataacaaagtgcGTAGTGTCATTTTCTGTAGTTTGGTTCCTGGGATATTCTGTGCAGGTAAACTCACCTTATTCATGAGATTTCTGTGTGCATTGACATGACATCGAGTGCGTGTgagtgcgtgcatgcgtgtgcctGCCTGCGCGTGCACACTCAGTGCTGCATGTTTGAGGAAGCCAATGGCTTGACTCTGATACTTTCTGTTGGCGTGCAGGTGCAGATCTGAAGGAGAGAGCCAAGATGCAACAGAGTGAAGTGGGGCCATTTGTGTCCAAAGCCAGAGCACTCATCACAGAGCTTGGTAAAGACTGTGATATATGACTGTTTATAAATTCGATGCAGATTTTTGACTTAGATGTGTTCTTCACAGAAGACaactttgtcttttttcataTACTAATGCAGGAATCACGGttaggtcaatttaactgactAATTTAGATATTATCATTACTTAAACAATTTTGGCGGGAATGATGCACAATAATTCCTTTATTGGTATCAGGTATGTATAACTATATCACACACTGCATCAGTCAAGTTGTTTGACTGTTTtccacatttacatttgacatGGCACCAGTTATTAATTCACATATTCAACGATAACTATGAATAGTGGATCACGATTAAAATGTATATGATCTCAATATGTGTATATGCAATATGGTGATAAGGGGCCAATCAGCCTTGATGTCGAAGTGGATACTGCAGGGAGTTCCATTGcttcatatttattaaaaaaaaaaatgatttggaGTATCTGATATAAATTGGATAATAGACAGAAATACAAAATTGTTCATCTTAAATGTTAACAATACAGTGTGAGCCTGATTGACAGCTACATTCTCCTACATTTCCACATCCAGGCCTTGAAACGAGAAAGAGTCTCTGGCAAATGTGAATAATTCTGTCGGTGGCTGGTTTCTGAACACACAACCTGACAGACTCTAGGCAGCTCTGCCAGCAGTGGAAAAAATAACAGTCTTAGAATATGAGTAGTTGATATGTTCTAGAATCTTGTTGAATGATGATGTTGTTGGTTCGGTGAGGTACATATTAACTCATTTTATAGCTTTCGATTGGTACCATattgtcttttcttttacaGGTAATCTGCCTGTACCAACAATTGCTGCAATTGATGGAGCTGCTTTAGGTGGAGGCTTGGAAATGGCCCTTGCTTGTGACATCAGAATTGCATGTAAGGTTTTATTTTGATGCTGCAGTTAAGTCTCTGCTCTATGTGCAAAactcttttaatgttttttattgtagaATCAGTTTCCAGTCAAAGCAGTTGAGAGAAAATCCCTCACATAGTTGAAAGTTAAAGTCAGAACTAAATATCCTAAGTGAAATGCTGTGCTGCAGTTAATTATACTGTTCTCgagtttttttattcagtttccACCTTTTTTCAAATTCTCTGCTGAATTTTCTCCGTTTCAGTTCTACCACAAAGCTATAGTGGAGTGTGACGAGGCTAAAGTCATCTGGTGGAATCAGTGACACCTATAATCAAAGCTGTTTTTTTCCGGATAATTGTGAAACATATTGTTCTATACTCCAAACTATTATAGTAAATCCAAAGGAAACAAAGATGTCACAAGTGCCACAACAATATCCTAATGTTTTACACACAGCCTTAATGAAGCGGCCAACTGGTCAATCTCCAATCATTTGAAGGTGAATTAGCCTCTAGGGGTAACGGTTTGTTTGGTGTTTTTAGGACCGAATGACATTTTGATTATTAACAGCCATCTGCATTTTTATGAAAAGCCAATAGCTGAAGCCCTACATTCAATGTGTTCTACTTCTTTTGCTCTCCACATGGACTGTTTACCTGCGGGCAACCACAATCTGCTCAAAACGTATTGGTCAAACTAGACCTCGGTAACATGATGCGCCTAGGGACAAAACTGGGTTAAATCGCACAGTGTATGCCCAGCTTTActgacaaacaaatggacaggtgaaaacataaccaccttTTCAGAGGTATTGACAAGCATGCAATAAACTGTGTGTGAAAGCCCTGCAAACCTTCTCTGTTTTAAGAAATGGCTTTATTGATGCAGAGGGCAGACTGTTTGAGTAAACTAGTTTGATTATCCtgatattaaattattaatattattaaatattatttattaaatatctcAGGAGTTAATGTTTGGATCTTGATTCAAACAGTGGTGGAGATACGAAAAGTAGTAAAGTTATTACATTTATTAGAATCGCTTGTATAGTACTGTGTCAGAATGTATATACTGGGATATTGGTGAAATAGAAAATGAATGCATTCATTATTTTCTCTGTATTATATCATACATCTATTCTAGTTGTTGTGTAAATAGTGCTAACTATTGCTTTTTGGTCCATCCAGCTAATACTGCCAAAATGGGACTAGTCGAGACTAAACTTGCAATTATTCCTGGAGCAGGTAaggatatattttattttgtttctggcttaaatatttattttgtctacATGTCAACTGGTTAAACTCATCATTGGAAATTGCCTGAATGACCGTGAGTGTCAAAATAACTCCTGCCAGCAGTTGTGAGTTGGGCCTGATCTGTTGTGCAGTGCAGGTTATACCAGACCGTGAGGTCTGCCATAGACATTCACAATACCTTTTTAAAGTCAAAGCCTAAGGAGAGGTAATGTCTTCAGGCTTAACATTGAATGTGGGGGAAAagaagttattttatttcacttagACATATAATTTGACCCATACATACATCTGTTTCACATGTTCATTCAGACATTCTCCTTTGTTTCTTTTAAGaagtatttttcaaatattttgctTTGCTTTAAAAGTGAAAGTACAGGTCCAGATCAGACTTGAATAGGAGACATTGAGATTGCATGATGAGCCATTCAAATGTGGAGGTCAATCGTTCTGTACCCTTGTGCTGTTGACTGGATCCAGGCCTGTCAACTGCCCTGGTTCCCTCTGCTCAAAGGCCGTAAGATCATTCGTCACAAAAGCAGAATAATCATTATATAATTTACTGAAATAGGTCTCCCGTTAGTTTGATTCCAAATGTCCTtaaaatagattaaataataaatgataatatAAGATAATCCTTTGTTAGTctcacaatggggaaattttcAATTTCACAGCAAGTGTCAAAATAACATTAGTCAGTTATAAGTAATATGCAATTCTTTAGTGTAAGGATAATCAAAATATGAatctaataagaataatatatacagtgttaAAATCTAGAATAAATCATTATATAGCATTCTGCTTCTTTCACTGTGCCCTGCTGTGTGCACACTGGTACGTGTTCGCAGTTACGTTTTAaagcaaatgtttgttttactgaGCACAGAGTTCTGTTGCATTAAGACACAGTGGCTATTTCCAACAGTAACTCCACGTCTTGCCAAATGAACCAGGACTGAAAtctaaaaacaacatcttttggTTCTTGCGAACACAAATGATGTacatgattatttgcatatagagtgtGGAATTTAATGCCGGGCGTGAAGAGACAAACTTAGGATATATGAAGTTTATCTATATTTAGTTTCAATTCAGCACCTCACATCTGGATCACCACTTTCCTGTCTCCAAAATGTTAATACGAATTGGTCAGAGTTGGCGCACATTCTCCCatcaagtttttttaatatatatccCGACTTCAGATTGAGAAGTTGTGTAAACATCTTTCAGACTCTGTTTTGTGCGTACAAAAtggttataaatgaggccccagAACTCTCAGTGTTGATGTTAATACTTGGTCTGGAAATGGCCGCAGAGAATAAATCTGAGCTGAAGCTGCTCTGTAGAAAGAATGATCCACCTTCTGAACTCTGCACAGGTCTGATCCACGGCTAAAAAAGAAGTTCAACCAGTTATTAAACAGAAGGGTTCATTGACTTTTATCAGTCCAATGAATGTTTAGTGAGTGTATTCAATAACATTTAGAGTGCATGGTATTCGTATAGTTATTAGTCTAAGTTTAGATTTTTAACCAACTCATGCACACCAGTAATGCATTATGTTAGTTTTCTGGAGTTAAGGATACGCATTTAAAAGTTATTATTAGCATTTTGCACTGAAATGTGTCAGGGGTTTTGGACTGCTGTacccttaaaggggacatattatgaaaattccacttttgttgtgcttctacacgttaacttgggtatctggcatgtctaccgtccccaaaactctggaaaaaacaactcccgcgatttgttgtggttcctctatgtcagaaactataagctagagtgcgtcgaatgggattacgaccagaattgacgtcacagtctgtctacatggcatagcagGGATATGGCACCCCACCCGGGAAGCATCGGattgggaggtggggggagagatcccatttcgggTCCGGTGTTGAGAAACAATGCTctcggaggctaacccgagtcgtagcttctgtgtgtgtgtgtcgccccggttgaagcagcaggtataaatagaaaacagctgttttagtggagctttgttagaaaatagcaccggaacgtgttccaggacaACTTTACCTGTGTTTAACCTTTTCTGTTCTTGAGATCTTTTTGTTACCTGTTTTTGGACATCCTTAGTTTACCCTATTAAATTGCCCAGACTGTGTTTTTAGTTGTCTGGAGGTATTTTGAGTTGCTGTACAAACCGTGTGGAATCCTCTGCCTTACCCAAGTAAAGAAACCTTTTTTGATTCCCTACAAACAActcgtgtgtctctctctttgcatCTGAGTCATCACCCATCGTAGCTCAGTGGTAGGCACTCCGCCCACTTCACGGGGACCCAGGTTCAAATCTCGACTGATCCTTACAGAAATGTATAAAACCTTATGTGCTCAAGATCTGAAAGTGAATACATGTTTACGTTTTGATAATGATCCATTTTATATGTTTAAATAGTTGACAACCCGTAATATCATCAACATCTATGGTCAAGGCCATGCTCCATTTAGGTTTCTCATTTATTTTGCAGGTGGTACACAGCGTCTCCCCAGGGTGATCAGTGTCTCTCTTGCTAAGGAGCTCATCTTTGCAGCCCGGGTGGTGGATGGAACAGAGGCATGTCGTCTGGGTCTCGTCAGTAAATCTGTGGAGCAGAATAAGAGTGGTGATGCTGCCTACTTGCAGGCTCTGGAGCTCGCCCGAGAGATCAACCCTCAGGTAACACCTCGctgaccagtgttgtgcaatagtagtagacttgaagttggctaattattattaatcatgaaatatgattattaaaataataaaaaatattcattaaaaataattaaaaaatgataaaactatcaattaagaatagtaaaataattaattagaaatgatacggttatcaattaagaatagttaaataatgaattgatgagcagccccccTATTACCTGAGGAAGGTCCAGCCCCCTTGAGGTGTGGGCTCTGGGTGATGCAGGCTCTCAGCCTATAGATTGTCAGCTATGAATCTCAAGGAGCGGCTAGAAACCCAGCAGGGGTGGTCCCCGTGGGCCTGCTGGGGTCtcttgaaacctgctggggaCTTCTTGAAACCGCCAGGGGAAATTCC
Proteins encoded in this window:
- the auh gene encoding methylglutaconyl-CoA hydratase, mitochondrial, whose product is MAALMQTFRVQAAHRGGACSLMAALSCTRHFDIIGAVPRAGRLHGPAAAARHYSSDPKDDLRVRYLDGEDDGIVVVGINRAKAKNAISKNLVKMMFEAVEDIKKNNKVRSVIFCSLVPGIFCAGADLKERAKMQQSEVGPFVSKARALITELGNLPVPTIAAIDGAALGGGLEMALACDIRIASNTAKMGLVETKLAIIPGAGGTQRLPRVISVSLAKELIFAARVVDGTEACRLGLVSKSVEQNKSGDAAYLQALELAREINPQGPIAVRMAKLAINQGIEVDLSTGLAIEEACYAQLIPTKDRLEGLAAFKEKRRPHFKGE